A single Orcinus orca chromosome 2, mOrcOrc1.1, whole genome shotgun sequence DNA region contains:
- the LOC125963474 gene encoding collagen alpha-1(I) chain-like, translated as MGSRGRGGGLFIREHIKYESIYSKVCLPKTQSNSRVLQCYSWDNNNSLISNYFSQTGDSDAIHLLAWPSSRPGRPPGTRSLSPPAEDTVIRLPSRGPSRPTKNRCLGHPKALSGRPHPRETSSDKTPQRNRGRARGGPGRPRGRSEPASLGGPAQAGARRRRPGARGLPGGGGGRRCPGPTAAPPPPARRGPPVCLGPRGRRNPPLSAVPAAGAWARRGPLSLTLRGRGRIPERRGGAGSTARAASSKWPPPPQYLRCRRAARQETGGFGAGRPRHVPASGPAVPGDRPLKGTGVAASAPARSPARSDVWTSAVS; from the exons ATGGGGagtcgggggcggggcgggggcttGTTTATCAGAGAACACATTAAATATGAAAGTATTTATAGCAAGGTATGTCTACCCAAAACACAGAGCAATTCAAGAGTACTCCAGTGTTATTCTTGGGACAATAATAACAGTCTCATCAGCAACTACTTTAGCCAGACTGGAGACAGTGATGCCATTCACCTGCTAG CGTGGCCCAGCTCCCGCCCAGGGAGGCCTCCGGGGACGCGCTCCCTCAGTCCCCCGGCCGAGGATACGGTAATCCGCCTTCCTTCCCGGGGGCCCTCACGCCCAACTAAAAATAGGTGTCTCGGTCACCCCAAGGCCCTCTCCGGCCGACCTCACCCTCGGGAGACGTCCTCGGACAAGACGCCGCAGCGGAACAGGGGTCGGGCCCGCGGCGGCCCGGGGAGGCCGCGAGGCCGCTCGGAGCCCGCCAGCCTCGGTGGCCCGGCCCAAGCAGGAGCCCGGCGGCGGCGACCCGGCGCCCGAGGCCTacccggcgggggcggcggcAGGCGGTGTCCCGGCCCCACggccgcaccccccccccccgcccgacGCGGCCCTCCCGTCTGCCTGGGACCCCGCGGCCGGCGCAACCCTCCCCTCTCCGCGGTCCCCGCGGCCGGAGCCTGGGCCCGGCGCGGCCCGCTCTCCCTTACCCTGCGCGGCCGGGGAAGGATACCAGAAAGACGCGGCGGCGCCGGCAGTACAGCCCGAGCCGCCAGCTCCAagtggccgccgccgccgcagtaCCTCAGGTGCCGTCGCGCCGCCCGGCAGGAAACGGGCGGTTTCGGGGCGGGGCGGCCCCGGCACGTCCCGGCGTCTGGGCCGGCAGTGCCCGGAGACCGGCCCCTTAAAGGGACAGGCGTCGCCGCTTCGGCCCCCGCGCGCTCTCCCGCGCGCTCGG